A single genomic interval of Streptomyces sp. 1222.5 harbors:
- a CDS encoding BlaI/MecI/CopY family transcriptional regulator — MTEAKDERRPAGELEASVMAALWAAGTPQTPGQVQRSLGTELARTTVTTILSRLHDKGVVDRRRQGRGYAYQPVRDAQDTHGLTARRMHSELNRDSDRETVLARFVAQLSPDDERILRDLLESDG; from the coding sequence ATGACCGAGGCCAAGGACGAACGCCGGCCGGCCGGTGAACTGGAAGCGAGCGTCATGGCCGCGCTGTGGGCCGCGGGCACGCCCCAGACGCCCGGCCAGGTCCAGCGCAGCCTCGGGACGGAACTCGCCCGTACGACGGTGACCACGATCCTCTCCCGCCTGCACGACAAGGGTGTCGTCGACCGGCGGCGCCAGGGCCGCGGCTACGCCTACCAGCCCGTGCGGGACGCCCAGGACACCCACGGCCTCACCGCCCGCCGGATGCACAGCGAACTGAACCGGGACAGCGACCGCGAGACCGTCCTCGCCCGCTTCGTCGCCCAGCTCAGCCCGGACGACGAGCGCATCCTGCGGGACCTGCTCGAATCCGACGGCTGA
- a CDS encoding DinB family protein, translating into MHAKDILIDGFGRIREEVHAALDGLGPDELHRRPAPDANSVAWLVWHLTRVQDDHLADAFGLEQVWLSQGWDKRLDLGLPRHDTGYGHSPAEVAKVRVDSADLLTGYHDAVHEQTLGALRGLTAKDLERVVDERWDPPVTLGVRLVSVLSDDLQHVGQAA; encoded by the coding sequence ATGCATGCGAAGGACATCCTCATCGACGGCTTCGGCCGCATCCGGGAAGAAGTCCATGCCGCCCTCGACGGCCTCGGACCGGACGAACTCCACCGGCGCCCCGCACCCGACGCCAACTCCGTCGCCTGGCTCGTCTGGCACCTCACCCGGGTGCAGGACGACCACCTCGCCGACGCCTTCGGCCTGGAGCAGGTGTGGCTCTCCCAGGGCTGGGACAAGCGCCTCGACCTGGGCCTGCCCCGGCACGACACCGGCTACGGGCACAGTCCGGCCGAGGTCGCGAAGGTGCGGGTCGACTCGGCTGACCTGCTGACCGGGTACCACGACGCCGTGCACGAGCAGACCCTAGGCGCCCTGCGGGGGCTCACTGCCAAGGACCTGGAACGTGTGGTGGACGAACGCTGGGACCCCCCGGTCACCCTGGGGGTCCGCCTGGTGAGCGTCCTGTCCGACGACCTTCAGCACGTCGGACAGGCCGCCTAG
- the mgrA gene encoding L-glyceraldehyde 3-phosphate reductase — protein sequence MYTAHPARYADMPYRRAGRSGLKLPALSLGLWHNFGPDRPAETQRAILRRAFDLGVTHFDLANNYGPPPGAAESALGDALRADLAPYRDELVISTKAGYLMWPGPYGEWGSRKYLLSSLDQSLTRMGLDYVDVFYSHRPDPDTPLEETMGALHSAVQQGKALYVGVSNYSAEQTRAAARILADLGTPLLIHQPRYSMLDRRPEDEGLLDALDELQVGSIVYSPLEQGLLTGRYLDGIPEDSRAASDSPFLNSDAVTEDLVGRLRALDEVAKSRGQTLAQLALAWVLRGGRVTSALVGASSPRQLEDSVGAIRALDFDAEELARIDAIVKG from the coding sequence TTGTACACCGCACACCCCGCCCGATACGCCGACATGCCCTACCGGCGCGCCGGGCGCAGCGGACTGAAACTCCCCGCGCTGTCGCTCGGCCTGTGGCACAACTTCGGGCCCGACCGGCCCGCCGAGACCCAGCGCGCCATCCTGCGCCGCGCCTTCGACCTCGGCGTCACCCACTTCGACCTCGCCAACAACTACGGTCCGCCGCCCGGTGCCGCCGAGTCCGCGCTGGGCGACGCGCTGCGGGCCGACCTCGCGCCGTACCGCGACGAGCTGGTCATCTCCACCAAGGCCGGCTATCTGATGTGGCCCGGCCCGTACGGCGAATGGGGCTCGCGCAAGTACCTGCTGTCCTCCCTCGACCAGAGCCTCACCCGGATGGGCCTGGATTACGTCGACGTCTTCTACTCGCACCGCCCCGACCCGGACACTCCGCTGGAGGAGACGATGGGCGCGCTGCACTCGGCCGTGCAGCAGGGCAAGGCGCTCTACGTGGGCGTGTCCAACTACTCCGCCGAGCAGACCCGTGCGGCCGCCCGCATCCTCGCCGACCTCGGCACCCCGCTCCTCATCCACCAGCCGCGCTACTCGATGCTGGACCGGCGTCCCGAGGACGAGGGTCTGCTCGACGCCCTCGACGAACTCCAGGTGGGCTCCATCGTCTACTCCCCGCTGGAGCAGGGCCTGCTCACCGGCCGCTACCTCGACGGCATCCCGGAGGACTCCCGGGCGGCGAGCGACAGTCCCTTCCTGAACTCGGACGCGGTCACCGAGGACCTCGTGGGCAGGCTGCGGGCCCTCGACGAGGTCGCCAAGTCCCGCGGCCAGACCCTGGCCCAGCTGGCCCTGGCCTGGGTGCTGCGCGGCGGCCGGGTCACCTCCGCCCTCGTCGGCGCGAGCAGTCCCCGGCAGCTGGAGGACAGCGTCGGCGCCATCCGCGCCCTCGACTTCGACGCCGAGGAACTGGCGCGCATCGACGCCATCGTCAAGGGCTGA
- a CDS encoding aldehyde dehydrogenase family protein has translation MNLSSTEQPADLVARLRATFATGRTRPVAWRTAQLRRLRALLTERGADLAAALRDDLGKSETEAYRTEIDFTVREIDHTLEHLDAWLRPEPAPVPAHLGPDATAWTQVDPLGVVLVIAPWNYPAQLLLAPMVGALASGNAVVAKPSELAPATSAALAELIPAYLDTDAVAVVEGGVPETTALLAERFDHVFYTGNGTVGRIVMRAAAEHLTPVTLELGGKSPVFVDRGTDLDTVADRLARGKFLNAGQTCVAPDYVLTDPGTAAALEAALVRAVESLYGTDPAASPEYGRIINERHFDRLSGLLGSGRVAVGGVSDRTAKYLAPTVLADVDADSPVMREEIFGPILPIVTVAGLDEAIAFINDRDKPLALYVFTEADETRARIAAETSSGGLGYGLPLAHLTVSDLPFGGVGESGMGSYHGRYSIETFSHRKAVLSKPLA, from the coding sequence GTGAACCTCTCCAGCACCGAGCAGCCCGCCGACCTCGTGGCCCGGCTGCGCGCCACCTTCGCCACCGGCCGCACCAGGCCCGTGGCATGGCGCACCGCCCAGCTGCGCCGCCTGCGCGCCCTGCTCACCGAACGCGGCGCCGATCTCGCCGCCGCCCTCCGCGACGACCTCGGCAAGAGCGAGACCGAGGCGTACCGCACCGAGATCGACTTCACGGTCCGGGAGATCGACCACACCCTGGAGCACCTGGACGCCTGGCTGCGCCCGGAGCCCGCGCCCGTCCCGGCGCACCTCGGCCCCGACGCCACCGCGTGGACCCAGGTCGACCCCCTCGGCGTGGTCCTGGTCATCGCCCCCTGGAACTACCCGGCCCAGCTCCTGCTCGCCCCGATGGTCGGCGCGCTCGCCTCCGGCAACGCGGTCGTCGCCAAGCCGAGCGAGCTGGCCCCGGCCACCTCGGCCGCACTGGCCGAGCTGATCCCCGCCTACCTCGACACCGACGCGGTCGCCGTCGTGGAGGGCGGCGTCCCGGAGACGACGGCCCTGCTCGCCGAGCGCTTCGACCACGTCTTCTACACCGGCAACGGCACCGTCGGCCGGATCGTGATGCGCGCCGCGGCCGAGCACCTCACCCCGGTCACCCTCGAACTGGGCGGAAAGTCACCGGTGTTCGTGGACCGCGGCACCGACCTCGACACGGTCGCGGACCGGCTCGCGCGGGGCAAGTTCCTCAACGCCGGCCAGACCTGCGTGGCTCCCGACTACGTCCTGACCGACCCCGGGACCGCCGCCGCCCTGGAGGCCGCCCTGGTCCGCGCCGTCGAATCCCTCTACGGCACCGACCCGGCCGCCTCGCCCGAGTACGGGCGGATCATCAACGAGCGGCACTTCGACCGGCTGTCCGGTCTGCTCGGCTCCGGCCGCGTGGCGGTCGGCGGCGTGAGCGACCGCACGGCCAAGTACCTCGCGCCCACCGTCCTCGCCGACGTCGATGCCGACTCCCCCGTCATGCGGGAGGAGATCTTCGGCCCCATCCTGCCGATCGTCACCGTGGCCGGCCTGGACGAGGCGATCGCTTTCATCAACGACCGCGACAAGCCCCTCGCGCTCTACGTCTTCACCGAAGCCGACGAGACCCGCGCCCGCATCGCCGCCGAGACCTCCTCCGGCGGACTCGGATACGGCCTGCCGCTCGCCCATCTCACCGTCTCCGACCTGCCCTTCGGCGGTGTGGGGGAGAGCGGCATGGGCAGCTACCACGGCCGCTACTCCATCGAGACCTTCAGCCACCGCAAGGCGGTCCTGTCCAAGCCGCTGGCCTGA
- a CDS encoding VOC family protein has translation MRRVALVTLVVDDYDEAIRFYTEALGFRLVEDAPRPDGSRWVVVEPGGGATATGLVLARAKGEGQRARVGDQTGGRVGFFLHTDDFARDHARMTAAGVTFLEEPRYEPYGTVAVFRDLYGNRWDLLQPAA, from the coding sequence ATGCGACGCGTCGCTCTGGTCACCCTCGTCGTCGACGACTACGACGAGGCCATCCGCTTCTACACCGAGGCCCTCGGCTTCCGCCTGGTCGAAGACGCCCCGCGGCCCGACGGTTCCCGCTGGGTCGTGGTGGAACCGGGCGGCGGTGCGACCGCGACCGGACTGGTCCTGGCCCGCGCCAAGGGCGAGGGCCAGCGCGCCCGCGTCGGCGACCAGACCGGTGGACGCGTCGGCTTCTTCCTGCACACCGACGACTTCGCCCGCGACCACGCCCGGATGACCGCCGCCGGTGTGACCTTCCTGGAGGAGCCCCGGTACGAGCCGTACGGCACCGTCGCCGTCTTCCGGGACCTGTACGGCAACCGCTGGGACCTGCTCCAGCCCGCCGCCTGA
- a CDS encoding acyl-CoA dehydrogenase family protein, protein MNADAHPLVVRARRLAADLLVPEAERVDQEGVPASHVEAVKRSGLLGVVAPVEYGGSGASAAVLRETAEILAGACCSTWFVQTQHHTPVQTLARSGLPVRERLLGPLARGELLSGVAYAHLRSFPRVPVRVRRWHGGWRFEGTVPWYTGWGLNDVMLLAGVTDADEALFAFAEAHDQPGLKASPPMRLAALTAARTVSLELDGLWLPDDAVALRTPYARWAAGDRARTLDAGPAVFGVAEAALSLLDEATAGPLRARVADVRRRAYALADDPAPDERAVERLAARAEAYQVLGAATTAAVVAGGGRAMALTSRAQRLAREALFLLVQGQTTESRTAHLAALTGA, encoded by the coding sequence ATGAACGCCGACGCGCACCCCCTGGTCGTCCGCGCCCGCCGACTCGCGGCGGATCTGCTGGTCCCCGAGGCCGAGCGGGTGGACCAGGAGGGTGTGCCCGCGAGTCATGTCGAGGCGGTGAAGCGGTCCGGGCTGCTCGGGGTGGTGGCGCCGGTGGAGTACGGCGGCTCCGGGGCGTCGGCGGCCGTGCTGCGGGAGACCGCGGAGATCCTGGCCGGGGCGTGCTGTTCGACGTGGTTCGTGCAGACCCAGCACCATACGCCGGTGCAGACCCTGGCACGGAGCGGACTGCCGGTGCGGGAACGACTGCTGGGGCCGCTGGCGCGCGGGGAGCTGCTGTCCGGGGTGGCGTACGCGCATCTGCGGTCGTTCCCGCGGGTCCCGGTGCGGGTCCGCCGGTGGCACGGGGGCTGGCGGTTCGAGGGCACGGTTCCCTGGTACACCGGGTGGGGCCTGAACGACGTCATGCTGCTGGCCGGGGTGACCGACGCGGACGAGGCGCTGTTCGCCTTCGCCGAGGCGCACGACCAGCCGGGGCTGAAGGCCTCGCCGCCGATGCGGCTCGCGGCGCTCACCGCCGCGCGTACGGTGTCGCTGGAGCTGGACGGGCTGTGGCTGCCGGACGACGCGGTGGCCCTGCGGACGCCCTACGCGCGGTGGGCGGCCGGGGACCGGGCCAGGACGCTGGACGCCGGTCCGGCGGTCTTCGGCGTCGCGGAGGCCGCCCTGTCACTGCTGGACGAGGCGACGGCCGGGCCGCTGCGGGCCCGTGTGGCCGACGTCCGCCGCCGGGCCTACGCCCTCGCCGACGATCCGGCGCCGGACGAGCGGGCCGTGGAACGGCTGGCGGCACGCGCGGAGGCGTACCAGGTGCTGGGTGCGGCCACGACGGCGGCGGTGGTCGCCGGGGGCGGCCGCGCGATGGCCCTCACGAGCCGGGCCCAACGTCTCGCACGGGAGGCCCTGTTCCTGCTGGTACAAGGCCAGACGACGGAGTCCCGCACGGCCCACCTGGCCGCGCTGACGGGGGCGTGA
- a CDS encoding oxidoreductase, whose product MARHEETPTMTTAQQPLPSGFGAASTARDVIEGIDLTGRVAVVTGGYSGIGLETSRVLRAAGARVVVPARNPERARAALRNLDGVEVAEMDLIDPASVDAFAARFLASGRPLHILVNSAGIMATPLTRDARGHEAQFATNHLGHHRLTARLWPALVAARGARVVAVSSRGIRFSPVVFEDLHFEHRPYEPFVAYGQSKTANALFAVELDRRGRAHGVRAFAVHPGTVVDTGLAKHVSAEALRAAGAVDGEGRVVIDPARQLKTVQQGAATGVWCATSPRLDGLGGVYCENCDISPLVAPEAEADWYATAELPGVLPYAVDPEAAARLWTVSEGLTA is encoded by the coding sequence ATGGCCCGGCACGAGGAGACACCCACCATGACCACCGCACAGCAGCCCCTCCCCTCCGGCTTCGGCGCCGCGTCCACGGCGCGCGACGTCATCGAGGGCATCGATCTGACCGGCAGGGTCGCCGTCGTCACCGGCGGCTACTCGGGCATCGGCCTGGAGACCAGCCGCGTCCTGCGGGCCGCGGGCGCCCGGGTCGTCGTACCGGCCCGGAACCCGGAGCGGGCCCGGGCCGCGCTGAGGAACCTCGACGGCGTCGAGGTGGCGGAGATGGACCTGATCGACCCGGCGTCCGTCGACGCCTTCGCCGCGAGGTTCCTGGCCTCCGGCCGTCCGCTGCACATCCTGGTGAACAGCGCCGGGATCATGGCGACCCCGCTGACCCGCGACGCGCGCGGACACGAGGCGCAGTTCGCGACGAACCACCTCGGTCACCACCGGCTGACCGCCCGGCTGTGGCCCGCCCTGGTGGCGGCCCGCGGGGCGCGGGTGGTCGCGGTGTCGTCCCGGGGCATCCGCTTCTCCCCCGTCGTCTTCGAGGACCTGCACTTCGAGCACCGGCCCTACGAACCGTTCGTCGCCTACGGCCAGTCGAAGACCGCCAACGCGCTGTTCGCCGTGGAACTGGACCGGCGGGGCCGGGCCCACGGCGTGCGGGCCTTCGCCGTGCATCCCGGCACCGTCGTCGACACCGGTCTCGCCAAGCACGTCTCCGCCGAGGCCCTGCGGGCGGCCGGCGCGGTGGACGGCGAGGGCCGTGTCGTGATCGACCCCGCCCGGCAGCTCAAGACCGTCCAGCAGGGAGCGGCCACCGGCGTGTGGTGCGCCACCAGCCCGCGGCTCGACGGACTCGGCGGCGTCTACTGCGAGAACTGCGACATCAGCCCGCTGGTCGCCCCGGAGGCGGAGGCCGACTGGTACGCCACGGCCGAGCTGCCCGGTGTGCTGCCCTACGCGGTCGACCCGGAGGCGGCGGCGCGGCTGTGGACGGTGAGCGAGGGGCTCACCGCCTGA
- a CDS encoding RNA polymerase sigma factor has product MTAPDVEAVFRAEYGRAVSVLIRFLGDIDLAEEAVQDAFATAVRTWPETGPPPSPAGWIITTARNRAVDRLRRESSRQARHAEAARLYAPDPTPEEGPVRDDRLRLIFTCCHPALALRSRVALTLRLLGGLSTARIARAFLVPEPTLAQRLVRAKAKIRDAGIPYRVPRDADLPGRLDGVLAVVYLIFNEGHTGDAALCAEALRLGRLLAELMPDEPEVTGLLALMLLSESRRPARQAPDGALVPLPEQNRALWDRALVAEGQDLVRRCLRRNRPGPYQIQAAIHAVHSDAPTAAATDWHQILRLYDQLMAVAPSPVVALNRAVAVAETEGPASALALVDALGLDRYHVLHAVRADLLRRLGRPCEAVAEYAVAAELAGSAAERAYLERRGRGTAAPPT; this is encoded by the coding sequence ATGACCGCCCCCGACGTCGAGGCCGTCTTCCGCGCGGAGTACGGGCGTGCGGTCTCCGTCCTCATCCGCTTCCTCGGCGACATCGACCTCGCCGAGGAGGCGGTGCAGGACGCCTTCGCCACCGCCGTGCGCACCTGGCCGGAGACCGGCCCGCCACCGAGCCCGGCCGGCTGGATCATCACCACCGCCCGCAACCGGGCCGTCGACCGGCTGCGCCGCGAGTCCTCCCGGCAGGCCCGGCATGCCGAGGCCGCCCGCCTGTACGCGCCCGACCCGACCCCGGAGGAGGGCCCCGTGCGCGACGACCGGCTCCGTCTGATCTTCACCTGCTGCCACCCCGCGCTCGCCCTCCGGTCCCGCGTCGCCCTCACCCTGCGCCTGCTGGGCGGCCTGAGCACCGCGCGGATCGCCCGCGCCTTTCTGGTCCCCGAGCCCACCCTCGCCCAGCGGCTGGTCCGCGCGAAGGCCAAGATCCGCGACGCGGGCATCCCGTACCGCGTGCCCCGCGACGCCGACCTGCCCGGCCGGCTCGACGGTGTCCTCGCCGTCGTCTACCTGATCTTCAACGAGGGCCACACCGGCGACGCCGCCCTGTGCGCGGAGGCCCTGCGCCTCGGCCGCCTCCTCGCCGAGCTGATGCCCGACGAGCCCGAGGTCACCGGCCTGCTCGCGCTGATGCTGCTGAGCGAGTCCCGGCGCCCGGCCCGGCAGGCCCCCGACGGCGCCCTCGTCCCGCTGCCCGAGCAGAACCGCGCCCTGTGGGACCGGGCCCTGGTCGCCGAGGGCCAGGACCTGGTCCGCCGCTGCCTGCGCCGGAACCGGCCGGGGCCGTACCAGATCCAGGCCGCGATCCACGCGGTGCACAGCGACGCGCCCACCGCGGCAGCCACCGACTGGCACCAGATCCTGCGCCTGTACGACCAGCTCATGGCGGTGGCGCCGTCCCCGGTGGTCGCCCTGAACCGGGCCGTGGCCGTGGCCGAGACCGAGGGCCCCGCATCCGCCCTGGCTTTGGTGGACGCGCTCGGCCTGGACCGCTACCACGTGCTGCACGCCGTACGCGCCGACCTGCTGCGCCGCCTGGGCCGCCCTTGCGAGGCCGTCGCCGAGTACGCCGTCGCCGCCGAGCTCGCCGGGAGCGCGGCCGAGCGGGCGTACCTGGAGCGCCGCGGCCGCGGAACGGCCGCCCCGCCGACGTGA
- a CDS encoding YciI family protein, with protein MKHYLLSVVQPADGTPPATEELAGIMRDVEAFNDELRAAGAWVFAGGLHGPETATMLRPKDGDVLITDGPYAEGKEYLGGLCLIKAADLDEALEWGRRAALATTLPIEVRPFVDQH; from the coding sequence ATGAAGCACTACCTGCTCAGCGTGGTCCAGCCGGCCGACGGCACGCCGCCCGCCACCGAGGAACTCGCCGGGATCATGCGCGACGTCGAGGCCTTCAACGACGAGCTGCGCGCCGCCGGCGCCTGGGTCTTCGCGGGCGGCCTGCACGGCCCCGAGACCGCCACCATGCTCCGCCCGAAGGACGGCGACGTCCTCATCACCGACGGCCCCTACGCCGAGGGCAAGGAGTACCTGGGCGGACTGTGCCTGATCAAGGCGGCCGACCTGGACGAGGCCCTGGAGTGGGGCCGCAGGGCCGCCCTCGCCACCACCCTGCCCATCGAGGTACGGCCCTTCGTGGACCAGCACTGA
- a CDS encoding adenosine deaminase translates to MTAPRIDTETLRRLPKAVLHDHLDGGLRPATVVELAAAVGHQLPTTDPDELAAWYFEAANSGDLVRYIATFEHTLAVMQTREGLLRVAEEYVLDLAADGVVYAEVRYAPELNTNGGLTLAEVVETVQEGLAAGMAKAAAAGTPVRVGTLLCGMRMFDRVREAAELAVVYRDAGVVGFDIAGAEDGFPPADHLAAFEHLRRESVPFTIHAGEAHGLPSIHQALQVCGAQRIGHGVRLTEDIVDGKLGRLAAWVRDRRIALEMCPTSNLQTGCATSIAEHPITALKDLGFRVTLNTDNRLVSGTTMTREMSLLVEEAGWTVEDLRTVTVNALKSAFIPFDERNALIENVVLPGYAAAL, encoded by the coding sequence ATGACCGCGCCCCGCATCGACACCGAGACCCTCCGCCGGCTGCCCAAGGCCGTGCTCCACGACCACCTCGACGGCGGCCTGCGCCCCGCCACCGTCGTCGAGCTCGCGGCCGCGGTCGGCCACCAGCTGCCCACCACCGACCCCGACGAGCTGGCCGCCTGGTACTTCGAGGCCGCCAACTCCGGTGACCTGGTCCGCTACATCGCCACCTTCGAGCACACCCTCGCCGTCATGCAGACCCGCGAGGGCCTGCTGCGCGTCGCCGAGGAGTACGTCCTCGACCTCGCCGCGGACGGTGTCGTCTACGCCGAGGTGCGCTACGCCCCGGAGCTGAACACCAACGGCGGGCTGACGCTCGCCGAGGTCGTGGAGACCGTCCAGGAGGGTCTCGCCGCGGGCATGGCCAAGGCGGCCGCCGCCGGCACCCCGGTCCGCGTGGGCACCCTGCTGTGCGGCATGCGGATGTTCGACCGCGTCCGCGAGGCCGCCGAGCTGGCCGTCGTCTACCGCGACGCCGGTGTCGTAGGCTTCGACATCGCCGGCGCCGAGGACGGGTTCCCGCCCGCCGACCACCTCGCGGCCTTCGAGCACCTGCGCCGCGAGAGCGTGCCGTTCACCATCCACGCCGGCGAGGCGCATGGCCTGCCCAGCATCCACCAGGCCCTCCAGGTCTGCGGCGCCCAGCGCATCGGCCACGGTGTCCGCCTCACCGAGGACATCGTGGACGGCAAGCTCGGCCGCCTCGCCGCCTGGGTGCGCGACCGCCGGATCGCCCTGGAGATGTGCCCCACCTCCAACCTCCAGACCGGCTGCGCCACCTCGATCGCCGAGCACCCGATCACGGCCCTGAAGGACCTCGGCTTCCGGGTCACCCTCAACACCGACAACCGTCTGGTGTCCGGTACGACCATGACCCGGGAGATGTCCCTGCTGGTCGAGGAGGCCGGCTGGACCGTCGAGGACCTGCGCACGGTCACGGTGAACGCCCTCAAGAGCGCGTTCATCCCGTTCGACGAGCGCAACGCCCTCATCGAGAACGTGGTCCTGCCGGGTTACGCCGCCGCGCTCTGA
- a CDS encoding LysR substrate-binding domain-containing protein: protein MELRHLQHFVAVAEDQHFTRAAERLMVSQSGLSASIRALERELRAPLFVRTTRRVTLTEAGRALLGEAERILAQVRSAHEAVAAVQGVLRGTLALGTEQCIAGVHVARLLAAFRGRHPDVEIRLRQAGSGALAEDVAAGRLDLAFAYRTEADSDQLRSVSLTAEPMTVLCHPSHRLASAAAVLAPEDLLGEVFVDFHPDWGPRRTTDAAFAAAGVRRTVALEVNDVHSLLDLVDENLGIAVVPRHFRHKRPSLTALPIKGTSETEYETVALLPPEGSTSPAARALVTLLETGGTTAPEGGLRRPDA from the coding sequence ATGGAACTGCGCCATCTCCAGCACTTCGTCGCCGTCGCCGAGGACCAGCACTTCACCCGGGCCGCCGAGCGCCTGATGGTGTCCCAGTCGGGTCTGTCGGCGTCCATCCGGGCGTTGGAGCGGGAGTTGCGGGCGCCGCTGTTCGTGCGGACCACCCGGCGGGTGACACTCACCGAGGCGGGGCGCGCGCTGCTGGGAGAGGCCGAGCGGATTCTCGCACAGGTGCGGTCGGCGCACGAGGCGGTGGCCGCGGTCCAGGGCGTGCTGCGCGGCACGCTGGCCCTGGGGACCGAGCAGTGCATCGCGGGGGTGCACGTGGCCCGGCTGCTGGCCGCGTTCCGAGGGCGCCACCCGGACGTCGAGATCCGGCTGCGCCAGGCGGGTTCGGGCGCGCTGGCGGAGGACGTCGCGGCCGGGCGGCTCGACCTGGCCTTCGCCTACCGCACCGAGGCGGACAGCGACCAGCTGCGGTCGGTGTCGCTGACCGCCGAGCCGATGACCGTGCTGTGCCACCCCAGCCATCGTCTGGCCTCCGCCGCGGCCGTCCTCGCCCCGGAGGACCTGCTGGGCGAGGTCTTCGTCGACTTCCATCCGGACTGGGGGCCGCGCCGCACCACCGACGCCGCGTTCGCCGCGGCCGGTGTCCGGCGCACGGTGGCGCTGGAGGTCAACGACGTGCACAGCCTGCTCGACCTGGTGGACGAGAACCTCGGAATCGCGGTCGTACCCCGGCACTTCCGGCACAAGCGGCCCTCGCTGACGGCGCTGCCGATCAAGGGGACGAGCGAGACGGAGTACGAGACGGTCGCCCTCCTGCCGCCGGAGGGGTCCACCAGCCCCGCCGCCCGCGCGCTCGTCACACTCCTCGAAACCGGCGGTACGACGGCACCCGAGGGGGGTCTGCGGAGACCGGACGCGTGA
- a CDS encoding aldo/keto reductase, which translates to MTTETITADASGTWKLGDLPVHRIGFGAMRLTGSAAFHHGTPSDRERSLAVLRRAVELGVNHIDTAAFYFSSLRSANELINSALSPYPDDLVVVTKVGPHRDHQGEWGTAARPDQLRGHVEENLRQLGRDHLDVVNFRRQRQDSIAEHFGALAELRTAGLIRHLGVSAVEPRHLAEALEIAPVVCVQNRYAVDRPDPVGDEVLRLCGEHGIAFVPFYAVAGDAGEHGATAAHDDAVLSVARAHGVGAAQVRIAWTLHQGPHVLAIPGTGNPAHLAENVAAGAIELTGEELARLDAARTQTG; encoded by the coding sequence ATGACTACAGAAACGATCACCGCGGACGCCTCCGGAACCTGGAAACTCGGCGACCTGCCCGTCCACCGCATCGGCTTCGGCGCGATGCGGCTGACGGGCAGTGCCGCCTTCCACCACGGCACCCCGAGCGACCGGGAACGGTCGCTCGCCGTCCTGCGCAGGGCCGTGGAGCTCGGGGTGAACCACATCGACACGGCGGCCTTCTACTTCTCGTCGCTGCGTTCCGCCAACGAGCTGATCAACAGCGCCCTTTCGCCGTACCCCGACGACCTCGTCGTCGTCACCAAGGTCGGCCCCCACCGTGACCACCAAGGCGAGTGGGGGACCGCGGCGCGCCCCGACCAACTGCGCGGACACGTCGAGGAGAACCTGCGGCAACTCGGGCGCGACCACCTCGACGTCGTCAACTTCCGCCGCCAGCGCCAGGATTCCATCGCGGAGCACTTCGGGGCCCTCGCCGAGTTGCGGACGGCGGGTCTGATCCGGCACCTCGGCGTCTCCGCGGTGGAGCCGCGGCACCTGGCCGAGGCGCTGGAGATCGCGCCGGTGGTGTGCGTCCAGAACCGGTACGCCGTGGACCGTCCCGACCCCGTGGGCGACGAGGTCCTGCGGCTGTGCGGTGAGCACGGCATCGCCTTCGTCCCCTTCTACGCCGTGGCCGGGGACGCCGGGGAGCACGGTGCGACGGCCGCCCACGACGACGCGGTGCTCTCCGTCGCCCGGGCGCACGGCGTCGGCGCGGCGCAGGTCCGGATCGCCTGGACGCTGCACCAGGGGCCGCACGTGCTCGCGATCCCCGGCACCGGCAACCCCGCTCACCTGGCCGAGAACGTCGCCGCCGGCGCGATCGAGCTCACCGGCGAGGAGCTGGCCCGGCTCGACGCGGCCCGCACGCAGACCGGCTGA